In the genome of Phlebotomus papatasi isolate M1 chromosome 2, Ppap_2.1, whole genome shotgun sequence, one region contains:
- the LOC129801716 gene encoding uncharacterized protein LOC129801716 yields the protein MEKAGKESKKRFDFKLIKLVKEYPALYNKYHEDFHNKLKKDWLWQSIGQKCGKSGERCRARFQNLRSDFVKRYRKRQSSSNADNNTGSTKWLFYNDLLFLADHLWPMKKLRSSGEIKKNDTANMPMKDEPEDVNPDGENFSELNGNCDTQEDPIRMSPVQLDFEESLDANETSRILMVENPGGTESSGVDKVLQSMSQLIDTLQKTVQCKEVSPHKPFLDLIEKQLLNVPPDKLFDFQLEILGHINKMIKEYRKK from the exons ATGGAGAAAGCAGGGAAGGAATCAAAGAAGCGATttgactttaaattaatcaaattagTGAAAGAATATCCGGCTCTTTACAATAAATATCACGAGGACTTCCACAATAAACTGAAGAAGGATTGGTTGTGGCAATCAATTGGTCAAAAATGCGGAAAGTCAG GTGAACGCTGCAGGGCACGTTTCCAGAATCTAAGAAGCGACTTTGTGAAGAGATACAGAAAAAGACAGTCGTCTTCAAATGCTGATAATAATACAGGGTCCACCAAATGGCTTTTTTACAATGACCTCCTCTTTCTCGCAGATCATCTCTGGCCAATGAAGAA ATTGCGATCAAGTGGAGAGATTAAGAAGAATGACACTGCCAATATGCCCATGAAAGATGAACCAGAGGATGTGAATCCAGATGGTGAAAACTTCAGTGAATTAAATGGGAATTGTGATACCCAAGAAGATCCTATACGAATGTCTCCTGTTCAACTGGACTTTGAAGAGTCACTAGATGCAAATGAGACTAGCAGAATACTGATGGTAGAAAATCCAGGAGGAACTGAATCTTCTGGAGTTGATAAAGTACTTCAGTCTATGAGCCAACTCATAGACACCCTCCAAAAAACCGTACAATGCAAGGAAGTGTCTCCCCATAAACCATTCCTGGACCTGATTGAGAAGCAACTTTTGAATGTTCCTCCGGACaaattatttgattttcaattagaaattttgggc